One window of the Shewanella litorisediminis genome contains the following:
- the smpB gene encoding SsrA-binding protein SmpB, with translation MVKKNAKKAAQPATIARNKRATFEYKFDEKFEAGLSLMGWEVKSIRAGKINISDSYVMLKNGEAYLHHCHITPLHAASTHVVCDPTRPRKLLLNRRELDRLAGLVERQGYAIVPISMYWRKGAWVKVEIGLGKGKKAHDKRDDIKQRDWAIEKARVMKNK, from the coding sequence ATGGTAAAGAAAAACGCAAAAAAAGCCGCTCAGCCGGCTACCATCGCCCGCAATAAGCGTGCGACATTCGAATACAAGTTCGATGAAAAATTCGAGGCAGGCCTGTCCCTGATGGGATGGGAAGTGAAGTCTATCCGCGCCGGAAAAATCAACATCTCAGACAGTTACGTGATGCTGAAAAACGGTGAAGCCTACTTGCACCACTGCCATATCACCCCACTGCACGCCGCCTCCACGCACGTGGTCTGCGACCCTACACGCCCGCGCAAGCTGCTGCTTAACCGGCGCGAGCTGGATCGCCTGGCCGGTTTGGTTGAACGCCAGGGCTACGCCATCGTGCCTATCTCCATGTACTGGCGGAAAGGCGCCTGGGTCAAGGTGGAAATTGGTCTGGGTAAGGGCAAGAAAGCCCACGACAAGCGTGATGATATCAAGCAGCGCGACTGGGCCATTGAAAAAGCACGGGTGATGAAAAACAAATAA